Proteins encoded in a region of the Acidobacteriota bacterium genome:
- a CDS encoding DUF72 domain-containing protein, with product MSIIVGCCGFPMRKEEYFKRFSLVELQSTFYQLPRLETALRWRKEAPASFVFTLKASQLITHLPSSPTYRRLRKPIPPDKRGAYGFFKNTPELFRAFEETDAIAKAVEARLVLFQTPASFTPSEENKENLFQFFKKIGKRNYLIAWEPRGKWELPEITKICRELGIIHATDPFTSLPKDQEIAYFRLHGRGGYRYRYSDEELSQLLDISSQYKETLVLFNNTNMAEDAIRFMEIVDEGT from the coding sequence ATGAGCATCATCGTCGGTTGCTGCGGCTTCCCTATGAGGAAAGAGGAATACTTCAAGAGATTTTCCCTCGTCGAGCTTCAGAGTACCTTCTATCAGCTTCCTCGTTTGGAGACGGCGCTCAGATGGCGAAAGGAAGCACCAGCCTCATTCGTCTTCACCCTCAAGGCATCGCAACTGATCACCCACCTTCCCAGTTCCCCTACCTACCGTCGGCTTAGAAAGCCAATTCCTCCAGATAAGAGGGGGGCTTACGGCTTCTTCAAGAACACCCCCGAACTATTCCGGGCATTTGAGGAGACCGATGCCATCGCCAAAGCAGTTGAGGCAAGGTTGGTACTCTTCCAGACGCCGGCAAGCTTTACCCCTTCCGAGGAGAATAAGGAGAACCTTTTTCAATTCTTCAAGAAAATAGGGAAAAGAAATTATCTAATCGCCTGGGAGCCTCGAGGGAAATGGGAGCTTCCCGAGATAACCAAAATTTGTAGAGAGCTTGGGATCATTCACGCTACCGATCCGTTTACCTCTCTCCCCAAAGATCAAGAGATTGCCTACTTCCGACTCCATGGAAGAGGAGGATACCGTTATCGTTATTCCGACGAGGAACTCTCTCAGCTTCTGGATATTTCGAGCCAGTATAAGGAAACTCTTGTTCTCTTCAATAACACCAATATGGCCGAGGACGCCATCCGGTTTATGGAGATAGTCGATGAGGGAACTTGA
- a CDS encoding archaemetzincin family Zn-dependent metalloprotease yields MILPGRNPDGKKVYLIPIGDGVDPELVRELRLNLEEEFHQPFVIGSVIGLPSGAYVPTRRQYYSPAILSLLKRKFPKDASRVLGIVNHDLWVPGLNFIFGEADPEAKVAVISLVRLRQEFYHLPPDPELFFLRALKEAVHELGHTYGLPHCSDPNCVMHFSNSLADTDRKSAHFCPRCRRLLEEAIEREKER; encoded by the coding sequence ATGATACTTCCGGGGCGAAATCCGGATGGAAAGAAAGTCTATCTTATACCCATCGGTGATGGGGTAGATCCGGAGTTGGTTCGGGAGTTGCGTCTTAATCTTGAAGAGGAGTTTCACCAACCCTTTGTTATCGGTTCCGTCATTGGCCTTCCTTCCGGCGCATATGTACCTACTCGAAGACAATATTACTCTCCCGCCATCCTCTCATTGCTTAAGAGAAAATTTCCCAAGGATGCCTCTCGGGTGCTTGGGATAGTGAATCACGACCTTTGGGTTCCGGGATTGAATTTCATTTTTGGTGAAGCGGATCCGGAGGCGAAGGTAGCAGTGATCTCCCTTGTCAGGCTGAGGCAGGAGTTCTATCACTTACCTCCTGATCCTGAACTATTCTTCCTGCGCGCTTTAAAGGAGGCGGTCCATGAATTGGGTCACACCTATGGCCTTCCCCATTGTTCTGATCCTAACTGCGTAATGCATTTTTCAAACAGCCTTGCCGATACTGATAGAAAAAGTGCCCATTTTTGCCCCCGGTGTCGCCGATTATTGGAAGAGGCTATAGAAAGGGAGAAAGAACGATGA
- a CDS encoding radical SAM protein has translation MVPSNPESDTTKCIGCGKVEGVSRVLSLCVSCIKEDYDRFRYHIDGVHQKAREPFSLPSSPPRTKEGVKCGICVNDCSIAEGKRGYCGVRENASGRIVPVTGSEDMGMLDYYYDPLPTNCVASFVCPAGSGYNESDYSYADGAEYGFFNLAVFYLACSFDCLFCQNWHFKAGKGGRALSATELADLVDDKTACVCYFGGDPTPQITHSIKAARIALSRTKGRILRICWETNSSMAKRFAQEIGEIALISGGCVKFDLKALDDRLHRTLTGASNKRTLENFLLLAKIAEKRRKPPLLVASTLLIPGYITPDEVGAIARFIADIDPDIPYSLLAFYPQFLMNDLPTTSRREAYLCYEAACSSGLKRVHIGNIHLLR, from the coding sequence ATGGTCCCTTCAAATCCTGAAAGTGACACAACCAAGTGTATCGGTTGCGGAAAGGTTGAAGGAGTATCAAGGGTCCTTTCTTTGTGTGTTTCCTGCATCAAAGAGGATTACGACCGGTTCCGTTACCATATTGACGGGGTTCATCAGAAGGCTCGGGAGCCCTTTTCCCTTCCCTCATCTCCTCCGAGGACGAAAGAAGGGGTTAAATGTGGCATATGTGTGAACGATTGTTCAATAGCTGAGGGGAAAAGGGGATATTGTGGAGTGCGGGAAAACGCTTCTGGGCGGATTGTTCCCGTTACTGGCAGTGAAGATATGGGGATGCTCGACTACTATTATGATCCTTTACCTACCAATTGTGTCGCCTCCTTTGTTTGCCCCGCTGGTTCGGGATACAATGAATCCGACTATTCTTATGCTGACGGTGCGGAGTATGGTTTTTTCAATTTGGCTGTCTTTTATCTCGCCTGTTCTTTTGATTGCCTCTTTTGTCAGAATTGGCATTTTAAAGCAGGAAAGGGGGGTAGGGCCTTAAGCGCCACTGAACTTGCCGATCTCGTCGACGATAAGACCGCTTGTGTCTGCTATTTCGGTGGGGATCCCACCCCGCAGATAACCCATTCCATAAAAGCGGCAAGGATTGCCCTTTCGCGGACGAAGGGAAGGATCCTTCGCATTTGTTGGGAGACAAACAGTAGTATGGCTAAGAGGTTCGCCCAAGAGATAGGAGAAATAGCCCTTATCTCCGGTGGTTGCGTTAAATTTGATCTAAAAGCTTTGGATGATAGGCTCCATCGGACGTTAACTGGAGCGTCGAATAAAAGAACCTTGGAAAACTTCCTCCTCCTTGCTAAGATTGCCGAGAAGAGAAGGAAACCTCCGCTCCTTGTAGCAAGCACTCTCCTCATCCCTGGATATATAACTCCGGATGAGGTAGGGGCGATTGCTCGTTTTATAGCGGATATCGACCCAGATATACCTTATTCGCTCCTCGCTTTTTACCCTCAGTTTCTGATGAACGATCTCCCTACTACATCGCGAAGGGAGGCTTATCTCTGTTATGAAGCTGCTTGCTCATCCGGTCTTAAGCGGGTTCATATAGGAAATATTCATCTTTTGAGGTAA
- the amrS gene encoding AmmeMemoRadiSam system radical SAM enzyme: MKEATLYQKLMEGRVRCLVCERQCVIPEGERGYCLTRENRGGKLYSLIYGEVSTFFPAPMEIKPLYHFYPGSRALSFGSLGCNFRCIHCQNWEIAHTAPGRSSRETEYITPEKAVELAISSGCEGICWTYNEPAIWLEYILDTAKLAKERGLHTSIVTNGYLTVEALDLIGPYIDAFRVDIKGFSNEFYQKIANVPNFFPVLRTVIRAKKKWGMHIEVVTNVIPTLNDNDREAEGIAEWIVKSLGKDTPWHITRFIPHYKLEHLPETPVSTLERFHNIGKKVGLSYIYIGNVPNHPLENTYCPKCGSQVITRRGHRLISHSISEGKCAVCGAPIPIIGGVNGPFKS; the protein is encoded by the coding sequence ATCAAAGAAGCCACTCTTTATCAAAAACTGATGGAGGGGAGGGTACGCTGTCTCGTTTGTGAACGGCAGTGCGTCATCCCCGAGGGAGAAAGGGGATATTGTCTTACCAGGGAGAATAGAGGAGGAAAGCTTTACTCCCTTATCTATGGAGAGGTTTCTACCTTCTTCCCTGCCCCTATGGAGATAAAACCTCTTTATCACTTCTACCCTGGAAGTCGAGCGCTTTCTTTCGGTTCCTTAGGGTGCAATTTTCGGTGTATTCACTGCCAGAATTGGGAAATAGCCCACACCGCCCCCGGAAGGTCCTCGCGGGAGACGGAGTATATCACCCCGGAAAAGGCAGTGGAGCTTGCGATATCCTCTGGCTGTGAAGGCATCTGTTGGACCTATAATGAACCGGCCATTTGGCTTGAATACATTCTCGATACTGCAAAGTTAGCCAAAGAGAGGGGGCTCCATACCAGCATAGTGACCAATGGTTACCTAACCGTTGAGGCGCTTGATTTGATCGGTCCTTATATTGACGCCTTCAGGGTGGATATAAAAGGCTTCTCCAACGAATTCTATCAGAAGATCGCCAATGTACCCAATTTCTTTCCTGTGTTGCGCACGGTAATCAGGGCAAAAAAGAAATGGGGGATGCATATCGAGGTGGTAACCAATGTAATCCCCACCTTAAACGATAACGATAGGGAGGCAGAGGGCATTGCCGAGTGGATCGTAAAGAGTTTAGGTAAAGACACCCCATGGCATATTACCCGTTTCATTCCTCACTACAAACTCGAGCACCTCCCGGAAACCCCTGTTTCTACCCTCGAGCGGTTCCATAACATTGGGAAGAAGGTGGGGCTTTCCTATATCTATATCGGCAATGTGCCTAATCACCCTTTGGAAAACACCTATTGTCCTAAATGCGGCTCCCAGGTGATAACCAGGCGGGGACATAGGCTGATTTCCCATTCCATTTCAGAGGGGAAGTGTGCCGTTTGCGGAGCCCCGATACCGATTATCGGGGGAGTAAATGGTCCCTTCAAATCCTGA
- the nhaC gene encoding Na+/H+ antiporter NhaC, with protein MGFFLGVGYGVYHFRAEILLICAAIVAGVIGQRLGYSYKEMEEGIVEALAKAMPAMLILISVGTLIGSWLASGTIPLLIYYGMKLISPKMYLVTACVICSLISLCTGTSWGTVGTVGVALIGIAKGLGIPAGPAAGAIVAGAYFGDKISPFSDTTNLAPAVARSNLFDHIKHMLWTTTPAWGLGLIVYYFAGRGYGSKEITSPQMSIILETIRKNFDLNLILLLPVAIIIYFAITKKPTIPGILLSSFTASLLAIIYQKKSLTAVVEAMTVGYHSRTGVSVVDDLLSRGGLQSMMGVTLIAFCAFSFGGIIQKTGMLGVILEHLLKIASTVGRLVTATVFSSITIAIMTGSSYLSILIPGELFAPAYRERKLAAKNLSRILEDAGTVVVPLIPWSMAGVFIAGTLGVPTLKYLPWAVMCYTSFLVAIFFGYTGITMSPRIREDETIPGS; from the coding sequence ATGGGCTTTTTTTTAGGAGTTGGTTATGGCGTTTACCACTTTAGAGCAGAGATACTTCTTATATGCGCTGCCATCGTCGCTGGAGTCATTGGCCAACGGTTGGGATATTCTTATAAGGAAATGGAGGAAGGAATTGTGGAAGCCTTAGCGAAGGCGATGCCAGCGATGCTTATTTTGATCTCGGTGGGAACCCTTATTGGAAGCTGGCTCGCCTCGGGAACAATCCCTTTGCTCATCTATTACGGGATGAAATTGATCTCTCCAAAGATGTATTTAGTAACCGCTTGTGTTATCTGCAGTTTGATATCCCTCTGTACCGGTACCTCATGGGGAACCGTGGGAACGGTGGGGGTTGCTTTAATCGGTATCGCTAAGGGGCTGGGGATCCCAGCCGGGCCAGCGGCTGGCGCTATCGTAGCTGGAGCCTATTTCGGCGATAAGATCTCCCCCTTCTCCGATACCACCAATCTTGCTCCTGCAGTAGCGAGGAGCAACCTGTTCGACCATATAAAGCATATGCTCTGGACTACTACTCCTGCCTGGGGATTGGGGTTAATAGTATACTATTTTGCCGGTAGAGGCTATGGAAGCAAAGAGATAACCTCTCCTCAGATGTCCATTATTCTGGAGACCATTAGAAAAAATTTTGATCTAAACCTGATCCTTTTACTTCCGGTAGCGATAATAATCTACTTTGCGATTACTAAGAAACCGACCATCCCCGGCATCCTTCTTTCCTCATTTACCGCTTCTTTGTTAGCCATTATCTATCAGAAAAAAAGTCTTACTGCAGTGGTAGAGGCGATGACCGTGGGTTATCACTCCCGGACCGGAGTTTCTGTGGTGGATGATCTGCTATCGAGAGGGGGACTTCAGAGTATGATGGGGGTCACCCTTATCGCCTTTTGTGCCTTCTCCTTTGGGGGAATAATCCAGAAGACTGGGATGCTCGGGGTCATTTTGGAGCACCTTCTAAAGATAGCGAGCACGGTGGGAAGATTGGTCACTGCTACCGTATTTTCCTCAATCACCATCGCTATAATGACCGGAAGTTCCTACCTCTCGATCCTTATCCCAGGAGAGTTATTCGCCCCCGCTTATCGGGAGCGTAAGTTAGCTGCCAAGAACCTCTCTCGAATACTCGAGGATGCAGGGACGGTGGTGGTTCCTCTTATCCCCTGGAGTATGGCAGGGGTATTTATAGCGGGTACCTTAGGAGTTCCTACCTTGAAATATCTCCCCTGGGCAGTAATGTGCTATACTAGTTTTTTAGTAGCGATCTTCTTTGGTTATACGGGCATCACTATGTCGCCCAGGATTCGAGAAGATGAGACCATCCCTGGAAGCTAA